The Chitinophagales bacterium genome has a window encoding:
- a CDS encoding HU family DNA-binding protein: protein MNKAELIDKIAKDADITKAQANDALDAFTGAVTAALKKGDRVTLVGFGTFSVSERSARNGRNPQTGEVIKIKARKVPKFKAGKEFATKISGKK from the coding sequence ATGAACAAAGCTGAATTGATTGACAAGATCGCGAAAGATGCTGACATTACTAAAGCACAGGCAAACGATGCTTTAGATGCATTTACAGGTGCAGTTACTGCTGCTCTGAAAAAAGGAGACCGTGTTACTTTAGTAGGTTTCGGTACATTCTCTGTATCTGAGCGTTCTGCACGTAACGGCCGTAACCCACAAACTGGTGAGGTTATCAAGATCAAAGCACGCAAAGTGCCTAAATTTAAAGCTGGTAAAGAATTTGCAACTAAGATCAGCGGTAAGAAATAA
- the rsgA gene encoding ribosome small subunit-dependent GTPase A, whose protein sequence is MSELKGQVYRSTGSWYVVRDEDGRFWNARIKGKLKIDDDISSSNPVAVGDHVLFEVENEDEKIGVIRTVEERHNYIVRVSPQNRHQKHIVAANLDAALVIATIAHPRTSTGFVDRFLITAEAYHIPAIIVINKTDLLTGKQQAKLEEWKGIYTVAGYEVYAISALKDSMNVLQSRLEGITTLFSGHSGVGKSTLINRLIPGKELKTNEVSDWSGKGQHTTTFAEMFEIPGGGRIIDTPGVKEFGLIDFEKEELAQYFPEMRKLMSDCRFNNCVHTNEPGCAVKEAVMKGELSAERYANYITILDTIEKKW, encoded by the coding sequence ATGTCGGAGCTTAAAGGACAGGTATACAGATCTACAGGCAGCTGGTATGTTGTTCGTGATGAGGACGGACGATTCTGGAATGCACGCATAAAAGGTAAACTTAAGATAGATGACGACATATCATCCAGCAACCCGGTAGCCGTTGGTGATCATGTATTATTTGAGGTAGAGAATGAGGATGAAAAGATAGGTGTCATACGTACGGTAGAAGAACGTCATAATTATATTGTAAGGGTATCACCGCAAAACAGGCACCAGAAACATATAGTTGCTGCCAATCTTGATGCAGCTTTAGTAATAGCTACTATTGCACATCCACGTACATCTACAGGATTTGTTGACAGGTTTCTCATTACTGCCGAGGCGTATCATATACCCGCAATTATCGTCATTAATAAAACTGACTTACTTACAGGCAAACAACAGGCTAAACTGGAAGAGTGGAAGGGAATATATACAGTTGCAGGATACGAAGTGTATGCTATATCTGCCTTGAAAGATAGTATGAATGTACTGCAGAGTAGGTTGGAAGGTATTACCACTTTATTCAGCGGGCATTCAGGAGTGGGCAAGAGTACACTTATCAACCGTCTTATACCGGGTAAAGAACTCAAGACAAATGAGGTGTCTGACTGGAGTGGCAAAGGGCAGCACACTACTACTTTCGCAGAAATGTTTGAGATACCGGGTGGTGGCCGCATCATAGATACTCCGGGAGTAAAAGAGTTCGGGTTGATCGACTTTGAAAAAGAAGAACTGGCACAGTATTTTCCTGAAATGAGAAAACTTATGAGTGACTGCAGGTTTAATAATTGTGTACATACCAATGAGCCGGGATGTGCTGTGAAAGAAGCTGTAATGAAAGGCGAGCTTTCTGCTGAACGCTATGCCAACTATATCACTATATTAGACACGATAGAAAAGAAATGGTAA
- a CDS encoding glycosyltransferase — MTKQKNILLIGSELGKGGAERSISLLSYHLERLGYNVTLCILSGKDRTRYYKTCNEIIFVDPPGGTSIYNKIKAWRFRIRKIKEIKQQNNIDVSISFLEGPDYVNVLTKGREKVVLSIRGSKMFDKVISGFMGQVRKKVLIPFLYKRADNIVCVTQALADELNTYFGINYDKLRVIFNFYEKEEIFANASVPLTEDEGKIFSKKVIITSGRLHVAKEHDKLVRILKKVKDHVDARLVILGDGELHGELTELARSLNLKPYDWDGTYQDADIYFMGFQKNAFKFYQHSNLFALTSSWEGFPNVLAEAIICEKPVVSTDCPTGPREILNVAGLGPKPTEQLVRTPVGSLLPMLHDITDEIIDTWTDEINYRLDNPVPSTEEFNKLSDRFALETLLAKWQDIIEH; from the coding sequence ATGACTAAGCAGAAAAACATATTACTTATCGGGTCGGAACTTGGCAAGGGTGGCGCAGAACGTTCTATATCGTTATTGAGTTATCATCTTGAGCGGTTAGGCTATAACGTGACATTGTGTATTTTATCAGGTAAAGACCGGACACGTTATTACAAAACCTGCAATGAAATAATATTCGTTGACCCACCCGGAGGCACCTCAATTTATAATAAGATAAAAGCATGGCGTTTCCGTATCAGGAAAATAAAAGAGATCAAACAACAGAACAATATCGATGTCTCGATCAGTTTTCTCGAAGGGCCTGACTATGTAAACGTATTGACCAAAGGCAGGGAGAAAGTAGTACTGAGTATCCGTGGCTCTAAAATGTTCGACAAAGTCATCAGCGGATTCATGGGGCAAGTGCGCAAAAAAGTATTGATACCTTTCCTGTATAAACGGGCAGACAACATAGTATGCGTTACCCAGGCATTGGCTGATGAGTTAAATACATATTTTGGTATAAACTACGATAAGCTAAGAGTAATATTCAACTTCTATGAAAAAGAAGAAATATTCGCAAATGCGAGTGTGCCACTGACTGAAGATGAAGGAAAAATATTCTCAAAGAAAGTCATCATCACATCAGGCAGGTTGCATGTGGCTAAAGAGCATGATAAACTGGTAAGAATACTTAAAAAAGTAAAAGACCATGTTGATGCACGGCTAGTAATACTTGGAGATGGCGAATTGCATGGCGAACTGACTGAATTGGCAAGATCACTTAACCTGAAGCCATACGATTGGGATGGCACATACCAGGATGCAGATATATACTTTATGGGATTTCAGAAGAATGCATTTAAATTCTATCAACATAGTAACCTTTTCGCCCTTACCTCTTCATGGGAGGGGTTCCCGAATGTGCTGGCAGAAGCTATCATTTGCGAAAAACCTGTAGTGAGCACAGATTGTCCTACCGGGCCCAGGGAGATATTAAATGTGGCCGGCTTAGGCCCTAAACCTACAGAACAACTGGTCAGGACACCTGTAGGCTCGCTCTTACCCATGTTACACGACATAACAGACGAAATAATTGATACCTGGACAGACGAGATAAATTACAGGTTAGATAATCCCGTACCTTCGACCGAAGAATTCAATAAATTATCAGACAGGTTTGCTTTGGAAACCCTGTTGGCGAAATGGCAGGATATCATTGAACACTAA
- a CDS encoding 30S ribosomal protein THX, which produces MGRGDKRTKKGKIFMGTFGVSRLARPKKATKPAAKKAEKGA; this is translated from the coding sequence ATGGGACGCGGTGATAAACGTACAAAAAAGGGTAAAATATTCATGGGTACTTTCGGTGTTAGCCGTCTTGCCCGCCCTAAAAAAGCTACTAAGCCTGCAGCTAAGAAGGCGGAAAAAGGAGCTTAA
- a CDS encoding glycosyltransferase family 4 protein, protein MNILIIDNSIAFTGAFKCAVNEADLLSEEHKFIFVISDQSKLKKTLQDKGIKVYRLPMVEIKRSVPILLLYPIMLLRNAVALRSIVRHEKVDIVQVNDFYNMLGVMLKVMGYKGKLLTYVRFLPSVMPGIFRKIWIRYGLKYSHRMIAVSDAVLKQLPPHPKAVRVYDPVQLTETEPEKTVRDNKDISILYLSNYIRGKGQDDALAAFIKVYATHKNITLTFMGGDMGLEKNAAYKSELEMMSARAGLTGIVKFDHFNANVESAIKAADIVLNCSEAESFSMTCLEAAYYGTALIATKCGGPEEIINNGKTGITVPVKDVDAIAEALTQLITNSELRSEFATKGRAYVREKFNTEQYRKEMRQIISNS, encoded by the coding sequence TTGAATATACTGATAATAGACAACTCCATAGCTTTCACAGGTGCGTTTAAATGTGCCGTAAATGAGGCTGATCTGTTATCAGAAGAGCACAAATTTATCTTTGTGATCAGCGATCAGAGTAAACTCAAAAAGACCCTGCAAGACAAGGGAATAAAAGTTTACAGATTACCGATGGTAGAGATCAAACGTTCTGTACCGATTCTTCTGCTTTACCCTATCATGTTGTTGCGAAACGCTGTTGCTTTACGAAGCATTGTACGTCATGAAAAAGTAGATATCGTACAAGTTAATGACTTTTACAATATGCTGGGTGTGATGCTTAAGGTAATGGGTTACAAGGGTAAATTACTTACCTACGTGCGTTTCCTCCCTTCTGTAATGCCCGGTATATTCCGGAAAATATGGATCAGGTACGGGTTGAAGTATTCTCACAGAATGATAGCTGTTTCTGACGCAGTCCTGAAGCAACTACCGCCTCATCCAAAAGCTGTAAGGGTATATGACCCTGTGCAACTCACAGAAACTGAACCAGAAAAAACGGTTCGTGACAATAAGGACATTTCAATACTTTACCTCTCCAATTATATAAGGGGGAAAGGTCAGGATGATGCATTGGCCGCATTTATCAAAGTCTATGCTACGCACAAGAATATAACATTAACCTTTATGGGCGGCGATATGGGATTAGAGAAAAACGCTGCTTATAAATCTGAGCTCGAGATGATGAGTGCACGGGCTGGGTTAACCGGCATTGTAAAATTCGATCATTTCAATGCTAATGTAGAATCTGCGATCAAGGCTGCAGATATCGTTCTGAATTGCTCAGAGGCAGAATCATTTTCTATGACATGCCTGGAAGCTGCATATTATGGTACGGCATTAATAGCTACAAAATGCGGTGGTCCTGAAGAGATCATTAACAACGGTAAAACAGGCATAACAGTACCGGTAAAAGATGTAGATGCGATAGCTGAAGCATTAACACAACTAATAACAAACTCTGAACTCAGGAGCGAATTTGCTACTAAAGGAAGAGCATATGTACGAGAGAAGTTCAACACGGAACAGTATCGGAAAGAGATGCGACAAATAATATCTAACAGTTAA
- a CDS encoding glycosyltransferase family 4 protein translates to MNKGGKILVVSFQSLTATSGQGMARLGHALSKELHKRGLLKSFVVNSKGKFDTPFPSEPVSFFSRYYLFILNKINSFYNFQTHGFRFIQELLFDFFCAMKLNKSISILFVTQPYLKRTFKKAKSLGITTILLSGTPEDDYIYDIVSEENRKLGSKEIDAYTYDRRNRYFKESMKNLDIAIGFFPTVYKTYKESTAFKGEAVNMTGHMTPDFPFYDVKNKKKTGGKFVVGFMSYVVVLKGLQYLLEAWEEIITEHNLPDIELVVGGPLNPVMHDYIEEHYDNVKQVRFAGHVHNIAAFMQELDLFVVPSLVDGGPMAALEAAHYAVPVLITDNAGSSELISRGDGGGYIVPIRDAKAIKESILWAYHHREENAQKGLNAKQNLTDYNFDEYIVHLSDYLEKMLND, encoded by the coding sequence ATGAATAAAGGAGGAAAAATATTGGTTGTATCTTTTCAATCGCTCACAGCGACAAGTGGACAAGGTATGGCCAGGCTGGGGCACGCATTGTCTAAAGAACTGCATAAACGCGGTTTATTAAAGTCATTTGTCGTTAATTCTAAAGGAAAGTTTGACACACCCTTCCCTAGCGAACCTGTTTCTTTCTTTTCGAGGTATTATCTCTTCATCCTGAATAAGATCAATAGTTTTTACAACTTTCAGACCCACGGCTTCAGGTTCATACAGGAATTATTATTCGACTTTTTCTGCGCTATGAAGCTGAATAAGTCCATCTCAATATTATTTGTAACGCAACCCTACCTGAAACGCACTTTCAAAAAAGCCAAAAGCCTTGGTATAACCACGATACTGTTATCAGGAACACCCGAGGATGATTATATATACGATATCGTAAGTGAGGAGAACAGGAAACTTGGATCGAAAGAAATAGATGCCTATACGTATGACAGGCGTAACAGGTACTTCAAAGAATCTATGAAAAACCTGGACATAGCCATTGGTTTCTTCCCAACTGTCTATAAAACCTACAAAGAGTCGACTGCTTTTAAAGGAGAAGCAGTAAATATGACCGGTCATATGACACCCGATTTCCCTTTTTATGATGTTAAGAACAAGAAAAAAACAGGAGGAAAATTTGTTGTAGGATTCATGTCGTACGTAGTAGTCTTAAAAGGTCTACAATACCTGCTGGAAGCCTGGGAGGAAATAATAACTGAACATAACCTGCCTGATATAGAACTGGTTGTAGGCGGGCCACTCAATCCTGTAATGCATGATTATATAGAAGAACATTATGACAACGTAAAACAGGTGAGGTTTGCAGGCCATGTTCATAATATAGCTGCTTTTATGCAAGAACTCGACCTCTTTGTCGTTCCAAGCCTGGTAGACGGCGGGCCTATGGCCGCACTTGAAGCTGCACATTACGCGGTACCTGTATTAATTACTGACAATGCGGGATCGAGCGAGTTAATAAGCCGAGGTGATGGTGGCGGCTATATAGTACCTATAAGGGATGCTAAAGCTATAAAAGAAAGTATTTTATGGGCGTATCACCATAGGGAAGAAAACGCACAAAAAGGCCTTAACGCGAAACAAAACCTGACAGACTATAACTTCGACGAATACATTGTCCACTTAAGTGATTACCTGGAAAAGATGCTCAATGACTAA
- a CDS encoding SDR family oxidoreductase produces the protein MSLFHTDDLGKYRFLVTGGAGFIGSHITEYLLKNGAGKVRVLDNLATGFRKNIDLFKDYGNFEFINGDIRDPETCRKACEGIDYVSHQAALGSVPRSIQDPITSNDVNVGGFVNMLTAAKDAGVKTFVYASSSSVYGDEPNLPKREEKVGNPLSPYAVTKKANELYAGVFAQLYGMKLVGYRYFNVFGPRQDPHGPYAAVIPLFVDGIMKKAPVYINGDGEQTRDFTFVDNAVQANVRGMLCKNEEAFGKVYNVAVGENFSVNFLYNRIREILEADHEATYREPRAGDVRDSLADISLAQNLLGYEPTKGFLDGLAQTVAFFKEMH, from the coding sequence ATGTCATTATTCCATACAGACGACCTTGGCAAATACCGTTTCTTAGTAACAGGTGGTGCCGGCTTTATTGGTTCACACATTACAGAATACCTGCTTAAAAATGGTGCTGGTAAAGTGCGTGTATTAGATAACCTGGCAACAGGGTTCCGCAAAAACATAGACCTGTTTAAAGACTACGGTAATTTTGAATTCATCAATGGCGATATCCGTGATCCGGAAACCTGCAGGAAGGCCTGTGAGGGTATAGATTATGTAAGCCACCAGGCCGCACTTGGCTCTGTTCCCCGTTCTATTCAGGACCCAATCACCAGCAATGATGTGAATGTGGGCGGATTTGTGAATATGCTTACTGCAGCCAAAGATGCTGGGGTGAAAACCTTTGTTTACGCATCCTCTTCATCAGTATATGGCGACGAGCCAAACCTGCCCAAGCGGGAAGAGAAGGTAGGTAACCCGTTATCTCCTTACGCAGTTACAAAAAAGGCAAATGAACTATATGCCGGCGTATTCGCCCAACTATATGGTATGAAACTGGTAGGGTACAGGTACTTTAATGTGTTTGGTCCCAGGCAAGATCCTCATGGCCCTTACGCAGCTGTCATACCTCTGTTTGTGGATGGTATAATGAAGAAAGCACCCGTATATATCAACGGCGATGGTGAGCAGACACGCGATTTTACATTTGTAGACAATGCAGTACAAGCAAATGTGAGAGGGATGCTGTGTAAGAATGAAGAAGCATTTGGAAAGGTGTACAACGTTGCCGTAGGTGAGAATTTCTCAGTGAACTTCCTGTACAACAGGATAAGGGAGATACTGGAAGCAGATCACGAAGCTACCTATCGTGAGCCAAGGGCAGGCGATGTAAGAGATTCACTTGCAGACATTTCCCTTGCACAGAATTTACTGGGTTATGAGCCTACCAAAGGGTTCCTGGATGGCCTGGCGCAGACAGTGGCCTTTTTTAAAGAAATGCACTAA
- a CDS encoding glycosyltransferase, whose translation MNILFMVPYPVRHAPSQRFRVELFEPYIQEEGDINYDIAPFMDAHTWHILYKEGSALQKATGIAKGYLRRLKTVLFDIHHYDCVFVHREGAPMGPPVFEWIVAKLWRKKMIYDFDDAIWIPNTSSENSLAAMLKAFWKVKYICKWSHTVIGGNDYLCNYARKYNDNVVLIPTCVDMDRMHNGIKEHTEGQVTIGWTGSHSTIPYLDEIMDVLQYAEQNLGTKFILIANKKPDLPLNNWEFINWNETTEISDLLKIDVGVMPLKDDNWSEGKCGFKLIQYLSLGIPAIASPVGVNKVIIEEGVNGFLCTTKEEWIAALKKLATDTELRKKAGAAGRNKMLLEYSISANKTRFIQVLRA comes from the coding sequence CTGAACATATTATTTATGGTGCCCTACCCGGTAAGGCACGCACCCTCGCAACGGTTTCGCGTAGAGTTATTCGAACCGTACATACAAGAAGAAGGTGATATCAATTATGACATAGCACCGTTTATGGATGCCCACACCTGGCATATACTTTACAAGGAAGGTTCTGCTTTGCAAAAGGCAACCGGGATAGCTAAAGGATACCTGAGAAGGCTGAAAACTGTATTGTTTGATATTCATCATTACGACTGTGTTTTTGTACACCGTGAAGGGGCTCCTATGGGACCTCCTGTATTTGAATGGATAGTGGCAAAGCTGTGGCGTAAGAAGATGATATATGATTTTGACGACGCCATATGGATACCTAATACGAGCTCAGAGAATAGCCTGGCAGCTATGCTCAAAGCCTTTTGGAAGGTGAAGTATATCTGCAAATGGTCGCATACTGTAATAGGAGGTAATGACTACTTATGCAATTACGCCCGCAAATACAATGACAATGTTGTATTGATACCTACCTGCGTAGATATGGACCGTATGCACAATGGCATTAAGGAACATACCGAAGGGCAGGTAACTATCGGATGGACAGGCAGTCATTCTACCATTCCCTACCTGGATGAGATTATGGATGTACTGCAATATGCGGAACAAAATCTTGGTACAAAATTCATTTTGATAGCTAATAAAAAACCTGACTTACCACTTAATAATTGGGAATTTATCAACTGGAATGAGACAACCGAAATAAGCGACTTGCTTAAAATTGATGTAGGGGTAATGCCACTGAAAGACGACAACTGGAGTGAGGGAAAATGTGGTTTTAAACTGATACAGTACCTTTCGCTAGGCATACCGGCAATTGCCAGCCCCGTAGGAGTAAATAAGGTCATCATTGAAGAGGGTGTAAATGGATTCTTGTGCACCACAAAAGAAGAATGGATAGCAGCACTTAAGAAACTGGCAACAGATACTGAACTCAGAAAAAAAGCCGGAGCAGCAGGGCGCAATAAAATGCTGCTTGAATACAGCATATCCGCCAACAAAACCAGGTTTATTCAGGTACTCCGTGCATAA
- a CDS encoding glycosyltransferase, with product MPRVLRIHNRLIIGGPAINVTYLTKYMAPEFETMLVIGDKDSHEQDADHLIMNLGLDPVVVPEMKRDISPLNDGYAYQKIKALIEKFRPDIVHTHAAKSGVIGRMAADACKVPVILHTFHGHVFHSYFSKFKTNTFIQIERYLARRSTGIIAISETQKHELADVYKICEPEKIKIIPLGLDLDKFNIHQDAKRAEFRKQFSLNTDDIVIGIIGRVVPVKNHSLFVAAAKRVLDQTSLPVKFIVIGDGDMREQMEAEFAEAGIDYTYYPADPREATASCISWQTEMDYVLSGLDIVALTSHNEGTPVSLIEAQAASRPVVSTNVGGVKDVVTDNQTGYITEPGDPDMFAEALLKLINNPEKRAYFGQLGKTFAQTHYSYQRLVRDMSDYYYEQLAMAGVDYRKPPIRPVSPNLEED from the coding sequence ATGCCCAGGGTATTACGCATACATAACCGTCTGATCATAGGAGGTCCTGCTATAAACGTCACTTACCTGACCAAATATATGGCCCCGGAATTTGAGACCATGTTGGTGATTGGCGATAAAGACAGTCACGAGCAAGATGCCGACCACCTGATCATGAACCTTGGTTTAGACCCCGTGGTGGTGCCTGAAATGAAGCGTGACATCAGCCCCCTGAATGATGGTTATGCCTATCAGAAAATAAAGGCACTGATTGAAAAATTCAGACCTGACATAGTTCATACACACGCTGCCAAATCAGGAGTGATTGGCCGTATGGCCGCCGATGCCTGCAAAGTACCTGTGATTCTGCACACTTTTCATGGCCATGTTTTTCACAGCTACTTCAGCAAGTTCAAAACCAATACATTTATACAGATAGAACGTTACCTGGCACGGCGTTCTACAGGTATCATAGCCATAAGTGAAACACAAAAACATGAACTGGCAGATGTATACAAAATATGTGAGCCTGAAAAGATCAAGATCATCCCTTTAGGGCTTGACCTTGACAAGTTCAACATTCACCAGGATGCGAAGCGAGCAGAGTTCAGGAAACAATTCAGCCTCAATACTGACGATATTGTTATCGGTATCATTGGGCGTGTTGTGCCTGTAAAGAACCACAGCCTGTTTGTAGCTGCTGCGAAAAGAGTATTAGACCAAACCAGTCTGCCTGTAAAGTTTATTGTAATAGGCGATGGTGATATGCGTGAGCAGATGGAAGCAGAATTTGCTGAAGCAGGTATAGATTATACTTACTACCCTGCCGATCCCAGGGAGGCTACCGCATCCTGCATATCATGGCAGACAGAAATGGACTACGTGCTTTCAGGACTGGATATTGTCGCACTTACTTCTCATAATGAAGGCACACCGGTATCGCTTATAGAAGCACAGGCTGCATCAAGACCTGTAGTGTCTACTAATGTAGGTGGAGTAAAAGATGTAGTTACAGACAACCAAACAGGGTACATAACAGAGCCCGGCGACCCTGACATGTTTGCAGAAGCATTACTCAAACTCATCAACAACCCTGAAAAACGCGCTTATTTCGGGCAATTGGGCAAAACATTCGCGCAAACACATTACTCCTACCAAAGGCTGGTAAGAGACATGTCTGACTATTATTATGAGCAACTAGCAATGGCCGGTGTTGATTATCGCAAACCACCCATCAGGCCTGTTTCTCCCAATCTTGAAGAGGATTAG
- the asnB gene encoding asparagine synthase (glutamine-hydrolyzing), whose product MCGITGYYAFADSAKANVIKVRQSTDKMYLRGPDHGDIYTHNNVALGHRRLSIIDTSSGAFQPMTDATGRYIIVFNGEIFNYRELSEKYLKKVWERIGGPRTTSDTEILLYLLIEYGKDCLPWLSGFFAFSLYDKVTGLMLLARDRYGKKPLNYYSTDEQFAFSSEMKSLLAWGIPKKLNYSVLHQYLQLNYIPQPQSMIEGVAKVKPAHYMLIDSTGIKEYKPYYSIKIDTAHYNDLTYDGAQAELVKRMDASVQERMISDVPLGAFLSGGIDSSVIVALASKYTKDLNTFSVGYKENAFFDETKYAKLVAEKYKTNHTVFSLTNSDFLEHVYDVLDYMDEPFADSSAIPEYILCHHTRKHVTVALSGDGGDEVFAGYNKHAAEWKMRQSSLVNTLVKAGLPVWSMLPRGRNNKITNLFRQLHRFAEGGQLSAKDRYWRWASFNTVSKTDSLLSRQSIEQVDYPQMEMERQDILHHLGDKDFNELLLTDMNLVLTGDMLVKVDLMSMANSLEVRSPFLDYKVVDFAFSLPERYKIDANMKKRIVQDAFRDMLPEEIYNRPKHGFEIPLLDWFKNELWGLINDDLLKKSFIEEQGIFNVDAIEHLKKKLHSNSPEDSHATIWALIVFQYWWKKYFIN is encoded by the coding sequence ATGTGTGGTATTACAGGCTACTATGCTTTTGCAGATAGCGCTAAAGCAAACGTTATAAAGGTAAGACAATCAACCGATAAAATGTATCTGCGTGGTCCCGACCATGGGGATATTTATACACATAACAACGTTGCTTTAGGACACAGGCGCCTATCAATCATAGATACCTCCAGTGGCGCATTTCAGCCCATGACGGACGCAACAGGACGGTATATTATCGTCTTTAATGGGGAAATCTTCAACTACAGGGAATTATCAGAAAAGTACCTCAAAAAAGTATGGGAACGTATAGGCGGACCTAGGACAACTTCAGATACTGAGATACTGCTTTACCTTCTTATTGAGTACGGGAAAGACTGCCTGCCCTGGTTGAGTGGCTTTTTCGCCTTCAGCCTGTATGATAAAGTAACGGGATTAATGTTACTGGCCAGGGATCGTTACGGGAAAAAACCACTTAATTATTATAGTACTGATGAACAATTCGCATTTTCATCAGAAATGAAATCATTGCTGGCATGGGGCATACCTAAAAAGCTGAATTACTCGGTTCTACACCAGTACCTGCAACTGAACTATATACCCCAACCACAAAGCATGATAGAAGGTGTGGCCAAAGTAAAACCTGCCCACTATATGCTGATAGACAGCACAGGTATAAAAGAATACAAACCTTATTACTCTATCAAAATTGACACAGCACATTATAATGACCTTACATATGATGGTGCGCAGGCTGAGTTGGTAAAACGAATGGACGCATCTGTGCAGGAACGTATGATTTCAGATGTTCCTTTGGGTGCATTCCTGAGCGGAGGCATAGACTCCTCAGTTATTGTTGCACTGGCCAGCAAATACACCAAAGACCTGAATACCTTTTCAGTTGGCTATAAAGAGAATGCGTTTTTTGATGAAACGAAGTATGCTAAGCTGGTTGCAGAAAAATACAAGACCAATCATACCGTCTTCTCACTGACCAATAGCGATTTCCTGGAGCATGTGTATGACGTGCTGGATTATATGGATGAACCTTTTGCAGACTCATCAGCCATACCTGAATATATCTTGTGTCACCATACGCGCAAACATGTAACTGTTGCACTGAGCGGTGACGGAGGAGATGAGGTATTTGCAGGCTATAACAAACACGCCGCCGAGTGGAAAATGAGGCAAAGCTCATTGGTAAATACTCTGGTAAAAGCAGGCTTGCCTGTATGGAGTATGTTACCACGCGGCAGGAACAACAAAATAACCAACCTCTTCCGCCAGCTGCACAGATTTGCAGAAGGTGGACAACTATCTGCTAAAGACCGTTACTGGAGATGGGCATCATTTAACACTGTATCTAAAACGGACTCATTGCTCAGTCGTCAATCTATTGAGCAGGTAGATTATCCGCAGATGGAAATGGAACGCCAGGACATACTTCATCATCTGGGTGATAAGGATTTTAATGAACTGCTGCTCACAGACATGAACCTGGTACTTACAGGCGATATGCTGGTAAAAGTAGACCTGATGAGTATGGCAAACAGCCTGGAGGTACGCAGCCCTTTCCTTGATTATAAAGTAGTAGATTTCGCCTTCTCATTACCGGAAAGATATAAGATAGACGCCAACATGAAGAAACGCATCGTACAGGATGCCTTCCGTGATATGCTGCCTGAAGAAATATATAACCGCCCTAAGCATGGCTTTGAAATTCCATTGCTGGACTGGTTCAAAAATGAACTGTGGGGATTGATAAACGACGACCTGCTCAAAAAGTCGTTTATCGAAGAGCAGGGCATTTTCAATGTGGATGCTATAGAGCACCTGAAGAAAAAACTGCACAGCAACAGCCCCGAAGATAGCCATGCTACCATATGGGCGCTGATCGTATTCCAGTATTGGTGGAAAAAATATTTTATAAATTAG
- a CDS encoding DUF4286 family protein, with protein MILYNVTIKVNNDVADEWVKWMTDEHMPELMATGLFVDSKLFRLLEVDESDGITYAAQYFCRNMEDYEKYIADHAPAMRASGLQRFPDKFVAFRTIMKKV; from the coding sequence ATGATACTATATAACGTTACTATAAAGGTGAATAACGATGTCGCAGATGAATGGGTGAAATGGATGACCGATGAACATATGCCGGAGCTTATGGCTACAGGACTGTTTGTTGATTCAAAGTTGTTTCGCCTGCTGGAGGTAGATGAAAGCGACGGAATTACTTATGCTGCACAATACTTCTGTAGAAATATGGAAGACTATGAAAAGTATATAGCAGATCATGCGCCTGCTATGCGTGCCAGCGGGTTGCAGCGCTTCCCCGATAAATTCGTTGCTTTCCGTACTATAATGAAAAAAGTTTAG